One Lachancea thermotolerans CBS 6340 chromosome B complete sequence genomic window, CAGAAAGCATCGTTCTAAAACAGCACCTAATGGAAAGCAAAGAGAAGCTGGATGCGGAGCCTCGTAAGACTAGGATTGGAGCACAACTTCGCGCGGAGGGTGAAGTGGTACTGCAACTGCTATTCTTTTCGATTCTCGGAAACTATTCGCGTCTCGGTTTAGTTCGACTAACCGACTATAGAGGGTCCTACGTGCAGGGTCCTACCGTTCTATGGGCGAACTTAGCAGCATGCTTCCTCATGGGCGCAGCGCAGGCACTAAAGCCCCGGGACGTGTTCACACCGTTGTTCTTCACAGCGGTCACGACGGGCTACTGCGGGTCGGTGTCGTCGTTCTCGTCGTTCCTGGTGGAGGTCTTTGAGCACGCGACGAATACCGCTGCGGATTCAGGTTCGCATTCGTTTCCAAACCGTGCGTACGGGATAATGGAGTTTCTCTCGGTCCTTTTCGTCCAGCTGATGGTTTCAATGTGCAGCCATCTCTTTGGGTTGTGTCTAGCCCGGGAGTTTTCTGGGTCTCTAGAAACTTCAGGAAGCTGGGAAGCGTCAAAAAATGCACGCAGGGTTAGGAAAGTGCTCAAGCTGGCGGAAAACATCGCACGAATTTTGGCCGTCCCCGTGCTTATCGTCCAAATTGTTCTTGCCGCAGTTTATACCAATGGTTCGAGATATTGGACTTTCGCAGCCGTGTTTTCTTTTCCAGGAACGCTGCTGCGCTATGTTTTGGCAAAATATTTAAACCCGCGAGTCAAACACTTCCCTCTAGGCACTTTTGCTGCCAATGTGTTTGGCACTGTGCTATTGGCAATCTTTACTCTGCTTTCAAGGGGCAAGTTGCCAGACGGAAGTAGAATCATCAAATTCACCACGACTAACGACGTAGTGGTGGGATTAGGCAATGGATTTTGTGGCTGCCTGACGACCATAAGCACGTTCATTAATGAGGGGCACGTACTGCCGCTGAAAAAGACCTTGATCTACTACTTTACGTCAATTGCGGTCTCATTCTGCCTAATTGTTGTAACATTGGGATCCTACGCATGGACCAGAGGTATTTGAAAACTAAAATTCAATAATGGCAGACCTCCCTATCACAAATGATACACTAATATCTCATAATAGCATAATTGCCGGATAAATAATATTTAGTTTGTTCCTTCCTTTGCCCTAGGTTTGAACTGTCTCAGCCAAGTTATAGATTAATCGTTGGAGGCCTTCTGCAGTTTCCTCCACGCCTTTCGAGCGTTTGGCTCTTACGAATATGGTCTTGAGAAGGAAAAAACGGTATGTCTTGCGTATCAGTGAGTTCGCCTTCCCTGTTTTTTGCTCGAGGGACCTGGGGAACAGATTTCTGTTTTCGGCATCCAGTTAGTTGCCAACtgtgcttcaagttccaGCTCGTTTCAGCCCATGTGTTAATTACTCCTTTAAAGACTCACTTAACCTCAGTGACGGAAGAAACTCCCTCTCTATTGGCAAGCACTCTTGAGGATCTCAGATTAATGCCTTAGATGAAGGATGCCAGTGCCGTGACGCCACGCCTTGATTTGCTCCAACATCgatcttggaaaagaaCCCTCACACATGAAGAGTTCACGTAACATGTTTATTAAACTAAGCTTATCAGATTATCGAGCGCTCCTCAGACGAGAAATCCACCAGTCCTTTACCTTTAGCTCCTATATACAATCATGTTCATTTACCAGTTCTATAAGAGGTCTGCGAAAACATGACTAAACCTAGAAAGGTGGCCGTACTTCTCTTTAACAGGCTTAATCCACGCGATCGACTTCGCAAATTGTAGCAGCGTTGGCTCGACCGTAGCTAGGTTCCCGTAAGCGACAAGCATTCTGtaagctgcttcttcagagtctTGGATCATCTGCGAAGGCCCAAATTTGTTATTCAGCGCATCCGCAACAGTGGGTAGCAAATCAAGATTTCCACTTTTGATGATCATAACACTATAGTTAAATATCAGAGTGGCAATGGAAACGGCGAGGTTAACTGTTTTAGAAGCTTGCGGACGATTGGGTTCTATGGTCTGGAACACAGAATCATAGACAGCGTTTTTAGACATCAACTCGGTACCCcacttcttgtttttgaaacagttAGCCAGAGTCCGCACCGTTAACATTTCCAGTTGTGGCATTGCGGACCCCAAACCTTCCTCTATGAACTCGCTCATTGCATCTGCATGAGGCAAGTACTCCACAATAAGTCTCATGATGTCATATGCAGGAATTTTGTTGGACCACGAAGAACGGATTATGGAGGCCTGGGCAAACAGAAGTTCATAGTTGTCTTCGACATCATGCAACGCTGCTCCAATAGCGGCCAAGTCTTCATCGTCAAATGATCTTTCTTGAGCATTCAACTTTACAACGCCGTTGAAAATTGCGTCAGGAGAAAAAGACCGAATATCCAAATATTCTCTTACAGGCAAAACTGACATGGGCTTGCTTTGTGGTATTGAATTAGACTGACCGTTTGATGTAGAACTCTGATCTTGTTCAAGGCTCACTCCTGTAGTATTGGTAATCAAAAAACgcacaacttcttcacGGTAACTGGCGGGAAGCTCATATCTTGCAAGAAAGTCATCAGCAGCTTGGTATGCATTGCCGTTTGCATTAAAGGGGAGTTTAAGGGGTGGCGCTCCCTCTGTGACATCCACATCGAAAACGTAGTCATACATTTTGCCTTCgaactctttcttcttgtcgtTACCAGCTGAACTGACAACATCGCCAACTTTTGTCCATGCGCCCTGAGTGTACTGGTGCGCCTCATTTACCCCGTTAGGACTCTTAACCACTATCACCTGACCCTCTTTGCCAGGGTTCAAGAGAGCTTCGCTTGGAGAAAGTTTTGATTCGTCAAAGCCCATTGTCTGAGAGCTGATTGCAGTACGCTCGACTTCTTTCGCGAATGTGTCTAGTTCTTGCTGCGGCGCAACCCTACCCTCATGACAGGTAAAGATTCTAGCCAACGAATCACTGCACCCAACTAATATGTCCCCATTCGGCAGGACATCAAGATCCCAAACAGAAACCGCGGGGACTCTTATCACTTGTTTGACAGCGCCGTCAGGCCCCCAAACCCTTACAGATCTGTCCTCGCCACAGCTAACAAGACCACCACAGGGAGTGTACTTCACACAATATACAAAACTTTCATGGCCTTTGAGCGTTCTCAGGGTGTTTCCGTCCATGTCGTTTATTTTGATAGTACCATCATTTGAACAACTGGCAAACTGATCCCCATCTGGGCTGATATCCAAATGCCTGACCACATCTGTGTGAAGGTTCGAGAATGTTTTGAGCACTTTCTCGCCCTCCCAAAGCTTAACGGTCCCGTCCGCTGAAGCTGTTAGATAGAACCCTACCTCGGGAAGCATCTTAACATCCCAAACGGATGCCTTATGTCCAACCAGTTCATGCTTCAGGGCACCCTGGAACCAAACCTTAGCGGTGGCATCCCAGCTGCCACTCAAGATATACCCTTGAGAGCTGTTCAATGCACACACATTACTCTTGTGCCCAACTAGTACAAATTCTGGCTCCTGCCCTAGTTCTCCAAGCAAAGGAGATATGCTGTTGATAAGAGTATCCTTGCCACCACAATACAATAGCCTTGAAAGTTTGTCGTAACATAGACTGTTAATGAATTCGTCAACCTTGTAAAGAATTGTGTCTTGCCACATGTCGTTGCTCCCcttcttccaaagtctCACAGACCCGTCTCTCGAGCAGGTAGCGACCTCATCGTTACTCATTACTGCAACTGACTTGACATCTTGCTCATGGCCAAAGAGAGTAGCACTAAGTTTGAATACCTTCTTGACCATCTGTAATGTTTAAAGCGGCAACTTCTCGTGTACATAGCAGAGAAAAGGGTCAAAAATCTTTCGACTTCAATTTTACGAGATATAAGCCTTTAtacaaaacaacaaaaacaggTCATTTGGATAGGTTATTTGGATAACATGGCTGGCCCTTTACTTTACTCCCACTTGGGTGAAAAGattgttttcaaactaGCGACGCCCTCTAGCGAGAAAGATGTGGTCCTTTCTTTGGGTCCTTCAGGTCAGGATAtttctttggaaagccCTGAAATCTTCCCTACGAGAGGCAAAATAGTGAAAAGCGCAGCGCTGATAGGCTGCATTAAGCTTAAGCTTAACTCCTACGCGATTTTTGCTCACCGGGTGGAGGAGTTTGGAGTGCTTGCTGGGCACAGAATCTTCAAGGTCGTAGAGCACACCATTTTACCTCTAAACAAGGGTGGCCAAAGAGACAAAGATGAACAGCAGTACTTGGATCTGTTGGAAATGCAGCTTTCGAGTGCTACCTTATTTTATTCTTACACATACGACCTGACCAACTCCGCGCAGAGAAACGAAAAGCTCGACGGAAGCTCGTGGAAGACTGCTGACACCCGTTTCTTCTGGAACCACTATGTGACGCATTCCTTGCGGACCTTAGCTGAAAAATGCCCTGCAGCCGGTGACTTTATTCAGCCCATGATATTTGGCTACGCGCATTTTATTGAGACAGCGCTCAACAATGTGCCGATTACCATCGGCTTGGTCacgagaagaagcaggtTTAGAGCGGGAACAAGATACTTTCGCCGCGGTATTGATTCCGATGGTAATGTGGCCAACTTCAACGAAACTGAGCAATTTCTCTTGGTCAAAAAGCCTGAAGGAGGGAACTCCGaattcttttcatttttgcAGACAAGAGGTTCCGTGCCAGTCTACTGGGGGGAGATTAACAATTTGAAGTACAAGCCCAACCTTGTTCTTGGGGAAAATTCTTCACTGGACGCCACCGCCAAGCACTTTGACCAGCAAAAAAGCCTATATGGGGAAAACTACTTGGTGAACCTTGTTAACCAAAAGGGACACGAGTTGCCAGTAAAAAATGCGTACGAGTCCGCTGTCAACGCTTTGAACGATCCAATGATCCATTACGTTTATTTCGACTTCCACCATGAGTGTCGCAAGATGAAGTGGTACAGGGTCAAACTGTTAATTGATCATTTGCAGAAAATGGGCCTAGACCCCGAGGATACTTTCCATAAAATTGTGTCTCCTGACGGCAAAACAGTGGATGTTGTTAGGGAACAAAAGTCGGTTGTGAGAACCAACTGTATGGACTGTTTAGATAGGACTAACGTTGTGCAATCTGTGTTAGCAAGTTGGGTTTTGCAACATGAATTTCAGATTGCAAACGTTGTTCCTGAAGGTACTTTGTGGGAGCtggatttgaagcttctggcaaagttccaaaacttCTGGGCCGACAACGCCGATGCTGTTAGTTTCTCATACTCAGGAACAGGCGCCCTGAAAACCGATTTCACGAGAACCGGCAAGCGTACCCGTAAGGGCGCATTCGCTGACTTTATGAATTCAGTATCGCGTTACTACCAGAACAACTTAAGCGATGGACCTCGTCAGGATAGCTTTGATTTATTTCACGGAAACTTTTTACCATTTGAGAACAGTTTCCAATCTCCCTTCCCCGACAGAAGACCTCTTTCGATCCAAATTGTGCCTACAGTAATCTGTGCTGCGATCACGGTTATTGCAGCCACTGTATTTTTCCCCAAGGGCCACTTCTTTAGCACCAAGAACctttcatttttctttgtctCGAGCGCTATCGTGATTTTGTCTCTGAGATTTATCTTTAGAAATGGCGAACAATACGTCAACTGGCCCAAGTTCAACAATCTAGGATTCTTGACGGCGGTGCAAACTCACAACAAGGAGCGCACCTTTAAAGGTATAAGATACGTGCAAAGCCCTAAATTCTCCAAACCTGGCGAGCTGAAGAGAGACTAGTGATACATACACGGCAGTCCTTTTGAGAGGTTAAATTTATatagaagaaaatgcaatAGGACCAATTAGGCACTTAGGTCTTTTATTAAGGAGTCAACGTTAGCAGCTCTCATCAAGGCTTCACCAACCAAAAGACCCTTCACGCCCTCCTTCTTGTACTTCTCAGCATCAGCTCCACTTGTAATACCAGACAGCGCGAGCAGGATAGTTCCCTCTGGAACAGAGGAAGCTAGCGAGCTCGTTGTGTTGAGATCAACATTGAAGGAATGCAAGTCTCTGTTATTCACGCCAACAACCTTGGCATTCAGTTCTAGGGCTCTGCccatttcttctttggaacTCACTTCCACCAAAGGCTCGATGCCGACCTCAAACTTCGAGTAGTTGTAGAGCTCGAGCAGAAGGTCCTGCGAAAGCATCTTGACTATTAGCAAGACGCTGTCTGCACCAGCTAAGCGAGCCTCCAAAATCTGGTATTTGCTGAAAATGAACTCCTTTCTCAGTACACAGGGACGGTCCTGGGGCGCGTTCTTAAATTCGATATCCAGGGCTCTTCTTACGTTCACGAGGTCTTGTATGCTGCCTTTGAACCAATGAGGTTCTGTTAAAACAGAAATAGCCGAAGCACCAGCTTTAGCGTATTTCAGGCCTTGCTCTGCAGCGATAGCGTTCATATCAATGTCTCCTTTCGATGGAGAAGCCCTTTTTATTTCAGCAATAACAGCGGATTTGGGGCCCGAGGAAAGCTTTGTGTAAAAGTCTTGAACCTCTGGGGCAAGACCTTGGTTAAAGTTGCTTTGCAAATCCCTCAGCGTGAAACCTGGCGTGGCAGAAAGCTCGTCAACATCCTTCTGTCTCTGTGCGTAAATCTTGTCGAGAATAGATGACCCTTTCACGCGCTTTTCCTTGCTCAGCTTCTCGTGCTCCTCCCAGGTACCACCCTGGATGTTTAGAATGTTCCTGACCATAACATGGCCGGCTTCCGTAAGGATCGACTCCGGGTGGAACTGAACACCTTCAACGGTAAGGTTTTTATGTCTGACTCCCATAATGATGCCATTTTCTGTTCTAGCCGTGACCTCCAAGACTTCAGGAAGTGAAAGAGGCTCGCCTGCCAATGAGTGATATCTGCTAACTGCCACGCCTTGGGGGATGTCCTTGAAGATGCCTTTGTTGTCATGAGTCACCTGCGATGTCTTTCCGTGCACGATCTCGCCAGCGTAGGATACTGTTCCACCAAAGACGTCAAACATACACTGCAAACCCATGCAGACACCGACAACAGGAATCTTTCCTGCGAAGTGACGAACGCAGTCTCTGGATATACCAGAGTCAGTTCTGGGGTGGCCTGGGCCTGGCGAGATGAAGACACAGTCGGGCTTTAGATCATCAATCTCCTCTAGCGTGATTTGGTCGTTACGGTAGACTAGCACCTCTGCTCCTTCCTGGCATAGGTACTCATAAAGGTTCCAGGTGAACGAGTCATAGTTGTCAATTAGGACtactcttctttttgctgAAAACACCATGTTAAAGATCGGACTCTAACCTGTTAAGTTTTGATACGTTAACTTTTGCACAAGTTCAACAATTGGCGGCTCCAGGTCCAAGTACCAGCTCAATCGCTTGTTGATTTACATATACTTAAGGCCAGATGATGAGTCAAGGAAGCACGGcccaaatttttcagaacaGCcaatatcacgtgatccaTCTTGGTTTATGTCAGGTAGTGGTATTCACTTCCAGAATCTATCCATGATCTTAGTTCAGTAACGTGAGGAGTGGTTTTAACGATTGTTTGGCCACGAAATTTAGCAGAAACGGTTAGGAGTTTTTTTACAAGACTGGCAGTTTCTTGGGCTCAAAACTCTATGATGTATCAGAAGCGAGATTCCAACCAGGATTCTCTAGCTGGCGCTCTAAGTTGAGAAGAGTTGAAGGCAGCTGTGAAAAGGATCCACAGCTTAGAAAGCGAAGGACATCGCTGAGAATATGGAGCACGCTGGTCATTCCCAGAAGCAGATTGGAAAAGAATCTTAAATTAGTGGCCGAAGGCTAAGGCTAAATGCCAGTAAGTGCGAGTGCGAGAAAGTTGCTCCAGCTTTCAGAATTTGGACTGCACACTGTAGAAATAAATTTGCGCCGTATCTTGAACTTAAGCTCGTAAAGGCTAATTTCGCAGCAGGTTGGCAAGCCGGTAGTATCAGAGCCTCTTGCAGACGCTTCCAGCTAGAGCCTAAAAGGCCGGGCATCCCTTTAACGGATTGCTGCTGGGCTCTCACAGCAATCCCACCCGACACCCGGGCGGTATGCGAAGGTTCGTTGGCTACGGCCACCCAGAACCAAATAATAGGAGGGCCCTTCACACGGCACCTGAGGCCCAACCAGCACACCCGGTCAACTAAGCGGGACATGCTCTAGCGTCACAGAGTGCCGGACCAAAAGCATGTGTCTCGAAGagaatttcttcaatcGCATCCGAATTGCATGATGGGCTTTCGATGAGGGGGGCCTTAATCGGAGGAGGGTCGAAAACACATTTTGGACAGCGTATTCCCAGCCTACATAGCAGCGCACGCGCTCTATTATGGCACATCATGTTGCAGAAGCCACCATTTTAGGTTGTGGGGTGCTACAAATGAGAAATTCTTGGTGTGGGGTCGCAAGTAGATGCCTCACGATAACCATAGCATCAAACTTGTGTGAATAAGGTCATGGAGTTCTTTCGATGGGGGGGGGGGCAGTTGAAGGCGTGAGCCACTTGCAGAACAAAGGCTGGAACCGAGGAACTTCAATCCTTTTAACCTACAGTTTGTGTGAGCGTGTCTCAGTtaaagaaaattttgaatgTTTTTCTTAATGAGCCTTCAAACATGTAGCATAACTTaaacttcatcaagaaccAAGGGAACAGCAAACGGCAATGGCAAGTATCATAGAGGCCTCTGCAGCCTTGAGAAAGCGGAAGAACCTGAAAAGAGGCATCAACTTCACGTTGATGGTTGTAGGTGAGTCCGGTTCGGGGAGATCAACTTTTGTCAACACACTATGCGGGCAGCAAGTGGTGGACGTATCAACCTCTATTATGCTTCCAACGGACAGATCAACGCAGATTGATCTACAATTGCGTGAAGAAACAGTGGAACTGGAGGATGACGAGGGTGTAAAGATCCAATTGAACATCATAGACACACCCGGGTTCGGAGACTCACTCGACAATTCTCAAAGCTTTAATGTGGTCTCTGATTACATTCGCCATCAGTATGATGAAATCCTGCTGGAGGAAAGCCGTGTGAGAAGGAACCCACGTTTCAAGGACGGCAGAGTTCACTGTTGTCTGTATCTTATCAACCCCACCGGTCACGGCCTTAAAGAAACCGACGTCGAATTTATGAAGACTCTCGGGCCTTTGGTCAACGTCATTCCGGTCATCAGCAAAGCGGACTCTTTGACCCCCGctgagctcaagctcaacaaaaaactcATAATGGAGGATATCGACTACTACCACCTCCCCATATACAATTTCCcctttgaagaaaacgaCATCTCCGACGAGGACTACGAGACGAACATGTATCTACGTTCTTTAGTGCCCTTCTCGGTGATCGGATCCAACGAAGTGTACGATCTTGGGGATGGAGCTATGATCCGTGGCCGTCAATACCCCTGGGGCACCCTTGACGTCGAGGACTCATCTCTTTCAGACTTCGTTGTTCTAAGAAACACGCTTCTAATTTCGCATTTACATGACCTCAAGGATTACACGCATGAGATTCTCTACGAGAGGTACAGAACGGAGGCACTGTCAGGCGAGACATCGTCCCAGCGGGCCAACGGGAATAGCAGCACGGCCTACGCCGACTCACCGGTGGCCTCTGGCAAATCATTCCAACATGCCGAAACTGACTCGCTCAACTCCTCCAAGCAGGCCAGTGCTAACCAAGATACATACTTGGCTCGCGAAGAACAAATCAGACTTGAAGAGGAAAGGCTCAGGGCATTTGAAGAGCGCGTTCAGCAAGAGTTGCTCATGAAGAGACAAGAGCTACTGCAGAGAGAACAAGAGCTCAGGGAAATTGAAGAGAGAATTGAGAGAGAGGCTAGAATCAAGGAAGAATCTGGGGACCTTGAGTAATCCACCAAACAGTTCACGTTGGGGCATATTGACTGAAGTGTACAATAAAGTTGGACGCTGACTTTTGCAAGACAGAAGCCCTATCTCAAGGTCAATAAAACGTGACGAGTCTACTTTTTCGCAGCGAAAAAAATTCGAGGTATATAAAGACAACATTGGAAAAGTTATTCTAGCACCATCATAAGTATCGAATCCTCACTGCTTAAGGGCAATCAATCGAACATCAAATCTAGTCGGATTTGGCGGAATTTAACCAAATTTCGTATAGTAGCGTACTCACCAAAACGTTTTTTAAATGATGAGGAACCAGATAGGGACAACAGACTTCGTTA contains:
- a CDS encoding FluC/FEX family fluoride channel (similar to uniprot|Q08913 Saccharomyces cerevisiae YOR390W Hypothetical ORF); translation: MESKEKLDAEPRKTRIGAQLRAEGEVVLQLLFFSILGNYSRLGLVRLTDYRGSYVQGPTVLWANLAACFLMGAAQALKPRDVFTPLFFTAVTTGYCGSVSSFSSFLVEVFEHATNTAADSGSHSFPNRAYGIMEFLSVLFVQLMVSMCSHLFGLCLAREFSGSLETSGSWEASKNARRVRKVLKLAENIARILAVPVLIVQIVLAAVYTNGSRYWTFAAVFSFPGTLLRYVLAKYLNPRVKHFPLGTFAANVFGTVLLAIFTLLSRGKLPDGSRIIKFTTTNDVVVGLGNGFCGCLTTISTFINEGHVLPLKKTLIYYFTSIAVSFCLIVVTLGSYAWTRGI
- the DOA1 gene encoding Doa1p (similar to uniprot|P36037 Saccharomyces cerevisiae YKL213C DOA1 WD repeat protein required for ubiquitin-mediated protein degradation forms complex with Cdc48p plays a role in controlling cellular ubiquitin concentration also promotes efficient NHEJ in postdiauxic/stationary phase) produces the protein MVKKVFKLSATLFGHEQDVKSVAVMSNDEVATCSRDGSVRLWKKGSNDMWQDTILYKVDEFINSLCYDKLSRLLYCGGKDTLINSISPLLGELGQEPEFVLVGHKSNVCALNSSQGYILSGSWDATAKVWFQGALKHELVGHKASVWDVKMLPEVGFYLTASADGTVKLWEGEKVLKTFSNLHTDVVRHLDISPDGDQFASCSNDGTIKINDMDGNTLRTLKGHESFVYCVKYTPCGGLVSCGEDRSVRVWGPDGAVKQVIRVPAVSVWDLDVLPNGDILVGCSDSLARIFTCHEGRVAPQQELDTFAKEVERTAISSQTMGFDESKLSPSEALLNPGKEGQVIVVKSPNGVNEAHQYTQGAWTKVGDVVSSAGNDKKKEFEGKMYDYVFDVDVTEGAPPLKLPFNANGNAYQAADDFLARYELPASYREEVVRFLITNTTGVSLEQDQSSTSNGQSNSIPQSKPMSVLPVREYLDIRSFSPDAIFNGVVKLNAQERSFDDEDLAAIGAALHDVEDNYELLFAQASIIRSSWSNKIPAYDIMRLIVEYLPHADAMSEFIEEGLGSAMPQLEMLTVRTLANCFKNKKWGTELMSKNAVYDSVFQTIEPNRPQASKTVNLAVSIATLIFNYSVMIIKSGNLDLLPTVADALNNKFGPSQMIQDSEEAAYRMLVAYGNLATVEPTLLQFAKSIAWIKPVKEKYGHLSRFSHVFADLL
- the SAC1 gene encoding phosphatidylinositol-3-phosphatase SAC1 (similar to uniprot|P32368 Saccharomyces cerevisiae YKL212W SAC1 Lipid phosphoinositide phosphatase of the ER and Golgi involved in protein trafficking and secretion); translated protein: MAGPLLYSHLGEKIVFKLATPSSEKDVVLSLGPSGQDISLESPEIFPTRGKIVKSAALIGCIKLKLNSYAIFAHRVEEFGVLAGHRIFKVVEHTILPLNKGGQRDKDEQQYLDLLEMQLSSATLFYSYTYDLTNSAQRNEKLDGSSWKTADTRFFWNHYVTHSLRTLAEKCPAAGDFIQPMIFGYAHFIETALNNVPITIGLVTRRSRFRAGTRYFRRGIDSDGNVANFNETEQFLLVKKPEGGNSEFFSFLQTRGSVPVYWGEINNLKYKPNLVLGENSSLDATAKHFDQQKSLYGENYLVNLVNQKGHELPVKNAYESAVNALNDPMIHYVYFDFHHECRKMKWYRVKLLIDHLQKMGLDPEDTFHKIVSPDGKTVDVVREQKSVVRTNCMDCLDRTNVVQSVLASWVLQHEFQIANVVPEGTLWELDLKLLAKFQNFWADNADAVSFSYSGTGALKTDFTRTGKRTRKGAFADFMNSVSRYYQNNLSDGPRQDSFDLFHGNFLPFENSFQSPFPDRRPLSIQIVPTVICAAITVIAATVFFPKGHFFSTKNLSFFFVSSAIVILSLRFIFRNGEQYVNWPKFNNLGFLTAVQTHNKERTFKGIRYVQSPKFSKPGELKRD
- the TRP3 gene encoding bifunctional anthranilate synthase/indole-3-glycerol-phosphate synthase (highly similar to uniprot|P00937 Saccharomyces cerevisiae YKL211C TRP3 anthranilate synthase Component II and indole-3-phosphate (multifunctional enzyme)) produces the protein MVFSAKRRVVLIDNYDSFTWNLYEYLCQEGAEVLVYRNDQITLEEIDDLKPDCVFISPGPGHPRTDSGISRDCVRHFAGKIPVVGVCMGLQCMFDVFGGTVSYAGEIVHGKTSQVTHDNKGIFKDIPQGVAVSRYHSLAGEPLSLPEVLEVTARTENGIIMGVRHKNLTVEGVQFHPESILTEAGHVMVRNILNIQGGTWEEHEKLSKEKRVKGSSILDKIYAQRQKDVDELSATPGFTLRDLQSNFNQGLAPEVQDFYTKLSSGPKSAVIAEIKRASPSKGDIDMNAIAAEQGLKYAKAGASAISVLTEPHWFKGSIQDLVNVRRALDIEFKNAPQDRPCVLRKEFIFSKYQILEARLAGADSVLLIVKMLSQDLLLELYNYSKFEVGIEPLVEVSSKEEMGRALELNAKVVGVNNRDLHSFNVDLNTTSSLASSVPEGTILLALSGITSGADAEKYKKEGVKGLLVGEALMRAANVDSLIKDLSA
- the CDC11 gene encoding septin CDC11 (similar to uniprot|P32458 Saccharomyces cerevisiae YJR076C CDC11 Component of the septin ring of the mother-bud neck that is required for cytokinesis septins recruit proteins to the neck and can act as a barrier to diffusion at the membrane and they comprise the 10nm filaments seen with EM), translating into MASIIEASAALRKRKNLKRGINFTLMVVGESGSGRSTFVNTLCGQQVVDVSTSIMLPTDRSTQIDLQLREETVELEDDEGVKIQLNIIDTPGFGDSLDNSQSFNVVSDYIRHQYDEILLEESRVRRNPRFKDGRVHCCLYLINPTGHGLKETDVEFMKTLGPLVNVIPVISKADSLTPAELKLNKKLIMEDIDYYHLPIYNFPFEENDISDEDYETNMYLRSLVPFSVIGSNEVYDLGDGAMIRGRQYPWGTLDVEDSSLSDFVVLRNTLLISHLHDLKDYTHEILYERYRTEALSGETSSQRANGNSSTAYADSPVASGKSFQHAETDSLNSSKQASANQDTYLAREEQIRLEEERLRAFEERVQQELLMKRQELLQREQELREIEERIEREARIKEESGDLE